A window from Triticum aestivum cultivar Chinese Spring chromosome 6D, IWGSC CS RefSeq v2.1, whole genome shotgun sequence encodes these proteins:
- the LOC123141643 gene encoding protein DETOXIFICATION 49-like translates to MSSCSDSTVTVSYRYGEHAGDGITAPLLPKAEVVVPMEELPPVLTCKLPGRLARAVKEAWSVSLSLAFPMLPSMSAAAAGEEARSILGLAMPMILTGLLLYLRSMISMLFLGRLGGLALAGGSLAIGFANITGYSVLSGLAMGMEPICGQAFGAGHYELLGVTMQRTVLLLVAAAVPVGGLWMHMRPLLLLCGQDVGIAAVAETYILSSLPDLLLQAFLHPVRIYLRTQSINLPLTVCAALAIALHLPINYVLVSVLGHGIRGVAFASVLANLNFLLLLLGYILVKGVHKRTRGFVFSAESFRGWGELVSLALPSCVSVCLEWWWYEIMILMCGLLANPQATVASMGILIQTTSLIYIFPSSLGFGVSTRVSNELGANRAERAGRAATVGLMLGFAFGGAASAFAYLVRGSWAAMFTADPAIITLTASVLPILGACELGNCPQTAGCGVLRGSARPKDAASINLRSFYLVGTPVALILAFWYHYDFQGLWLGLLAAQAACMVRMLLVIGRTDWAAEAKRAQQLTGAGTVTVAVDTKPSSGKGIHVVRVAAGGGDENSGLLIDVVIEQPNDQR, encoded by the coding sequence ATGTCGTCCTGCTCCGACTCCACGGTCACCGTGTCGTACCGATATGGTGAGCATGCGGGCGATGGCATCACGGCCCCTTTGCTCCCCAAGGCGGAGGTGGTCGTGCCCATGGAGGAGCTGCCGCCAGTGCTCACTTGCAAGCTGCCAGGTCGGCTTGCCAGAGCGGTGAAGGAAGCCTGGTCCGTTTCTTTGTCCTTGGCATTTCCCATGCTGCCGTCGATGTCGGCCGCCGCGGCTGGGGAGGAAGCGCGGTCCATACTGGGCCTCGCGATGCCTATGATCCTCACGGGGCTGCTGCTCTACCTCCGGTCCATGATTTCGATGCTCTTCCTCGGCCGCCTCGGGGGCCTGGCACTCGCCGGCGGTTCACTCGCCATCGGCTTCGCCAACATCACCGGCTACTCCGTGCTGTCTGGCCTCGCCATGGGCATGGAGCCCATCTGTGGGCAGGCCTTCGGCGCAGGCCATTACGAGCTCCTCGGCGTCACCATGCAGCGCACCGTGCTGCTGCTCGTCGCGGCCGCTGTTCCCGTCGGCGGGCTGTGGATGCATATGCGACCTCTGCTCTTGCTCTGCGGCCAGGACGTCGGCATCGCAGCGGTCGCCGAGACCTACATTCTTTCCTCCCTGCCGGACCTCCTCCTCCAGGCGTTCCTCCACCCCGTCCGCATCTACCTCCGGACGCAATCCATCAACTTGCCGCTCACCGTGTGCGCCGCGCTCGCCATTGCACTCCACCTGCCCATCAACTACGTGCTCGTCTCCGTCCTCGGACACGGCATCAGGGGGGTGGCATTTGCCTCTGTTCTCGCCAACCTAAacttccttctcctccttcttggtTACATATTGGTCAAGGGAGTGCATAAGCGCACCCGCGGCTTTGTGTTCTCGGCCGAGAGCTTCCGTGGCTGGGGAGAGCTCGTAAGCCTCGCTCTGCCGAGCTGTGTCAGCGTCTGCCTCGAGTGGTGGTGGTACGAGATCATGATCCTCATGTGCGGCCTGCTCGCCAACCCACAGGCCACTGTGGCCTCCATGGGAATCTTGATCCAGACGACGTCACTCATCTACATCTTCCCTTCCTCGCTTGGCTTCGGCGTGTCCACCCGCGTCAGCAACGAACTTGGCGCAAACCGTGCCGAGCGCGCGGGCCGTGCCGCCACGGTTGGCCTCATGCTCGGGTTCGCGTTcggcggcgcggcgtcggcgtTCGCGTACCTGGTGCGGGGCTCGTGGGCTGCCATGTTCACGGCGGACCCCGCGATCATCACGCTCACCGCGTCCGTGCTGCCGATCCTGGGAGCATGCGAGCTCGGTAACTGTCCGCAGACGGCGGGGTGCGGCGTGCTGCGGGGCAGCGCGCGGCCCAAGGACGCCGCCAGCATCAACCTCCGGTCCTTCTACCTCGTCGGCACGCCGGTGGCGCTCATCCTCGCGTTCTGGTACCACTACGACTTCCAGGGCCTGTGGCTCGGCCTCCTCGCGGCGCAGGCCGCCTGCATGGTGCGCATGCTGCTGGTCATCGGGCGGACAGATTGGGCTGCGGAGGCCAAGCGCGCGCAGCAGCTCACCGGAGCAGGCACAGTAACGGTGGCAGTGGACACAAAACCGAGCAGCGGCAAAGGCATTCACGTCGTGAGAgtcgcggccggcggcggcgatgagaACTCCGGGCTGCTTATCGATGTTGTCATCGAGCAACCAAACGATCAGCGCTGA